One region of Anticarsia gemmatalis isolate Benzon Research Colony breed Stoneville strain chromosome 2, ilAntGemm2 primary, whole genome shotgun sequence genomic DNA includes:
- the LOC142979188 gene encoding diacylglycerol kinase eta isoform X1, producing MSVAGGNAPVEDKKAGYCEDSTDSDNDTERKQLLRRISTSKCVGRLPVVKEGYLMKQTRSFQRWQRRYFRLRGRTLYYAKEKDSQLWDEYELEDATFAECSINNANHSFQVITASRCLVLCADSRNEMESWAGALRGALHRGADVADLVARLSSGDHHWYAATHARPTFCNVCREPLGALGTAHALACELCKFKAHKRCASRAPPSCKWSTLASLGPHLVEDVEGNIIMPHQWLEGNLPVAAKCDVCDKTCGSVLRLQDFRCVWCRRCVHAACKPGWRASCSLGPARASVVPPTRLHSVGPDDAWVPDRPPNASPLIVFVNSRSGDNQGVKFLRRFKQLLNPAQVFELSGAGPRLGLRLFRHFAPLRVLVCSGDGSVGWVLQEVDKLDMHRQVQTAVLPLGTGNDLARVLGWGASCDDAANLQQLIERYERASTKMLDRWSIMTFERALTAPPPPPVPPDLLEESTLLRNLQDIMQAGEVNCIASSSLRAGCQRLAAVGERAGGGAARAAHRLRRAVSLLLHARAHLAHDHVRCKSWEPLETTSDSEPEAQPVAEKGSIEKTEKEQLNWAARGCALAGRADSVRRALRSLVRTLTQIYPQGVAQEVDSCDTCESSGTTSTIAGACAVEGIEMPAPAPDMSALPVPRAFADSRRSSAASAISATSMHPDNIPDVDEDIVKLISSNPADNFNLDVDKPERSKTSSASPQDRLSLSNLSSCDTSSCKNLTRLDPDRATYSSSLTIPNLIVSDDSDKRDSIIQGDTYESDQLTIIDIDKPYTDDVHYEVSARVTPASGECTPDRRLSSVDLEIEASSSEGSNISDDFSLISEIIDAKPEEIEEAGGIGHIDSPEVSDTTYVNSETLHGESIMDDISSMLGQEVLLAMMGKNGENETYTDDTTLFTSDTVSDIAMDSRNPSLEKNNEAKLKYISKVKKPKEGEVEKFGFENRVFYIENATKVEEQIKYCSLAQFEEGSDIARKSFKKQLRKSLKKRVVEDVSLIHLLPKTTEETLTIKGDETPNHIEMPRFVVEDHDMSPFPQVSVVVEPPSPSHSEDKKSLKTCPSRMASVLSDIFDQGTDTLSVNSPEPSIGTTRERRQSDNPKLLGSDPEYGQFLSCSPAATRRISCGSLFKPGEPDKLSTSVSSIWGEGGATTAIGSKSDSTEKDANKKLPIINPLVQLPAWPHVTQGFISQCLLANADALCAAVSPLMDPDETLLEGFYERAVMNNYFGIGIDAKITLDFHNKREEHPEKCRSRARNYMWYGVLGSKEWVNRTYRHLGQRVQLECDGQRIPLPELQGIVVLNIPSFMGGTNFWGGTRADDIFLAPSFDDRILEVVAVFGSAQMAASRLINLQKHRIAQCRAVQINILGEECVPVQVDGEAWLQPPGCVRIIHKNRAQMLCRSRALETSLRLVHLRTWDEKQQQKHALAGSGSPRVALSVAESSQLLALLDDVNTLVKHVKLSCISETSACGSVSSGVSMARRVAAQADALQDAEGKLLPAPQLRRLLATLVESCHELVESGGISGAGAGAAASLRAHLARCHLQDGYAYLQTDEVQKKGGAGRWLRSRRSVSEGPTPTYTAAQIRCWGVKEVQTWLESLQLGEYSEAFAKHDVTGRELLSLARRDLKDLGVTKVGHVKRILQAVKELQ from the exons AGTCAGCTGTGGGACGAGTACGAACTAGAGGACGCCACATTCGCAGAGTGCAGTATCAACAACGCAAACCACAGCTTTCAG gTGATAACAGCAAGCCGTTGTCTGGTGCTGTGCGCGGACAGTCGCAACGAGATGGAGTCGTGGGCCGGCGCACTGCGAGGTGCGCTGCACCGCGGCGCTGATGTTGCTGACCTCGTCGCCAGGCTGTCCTCCGGAGACCATCACTG GTACGCCGCAACACACGCTCGTCCAACATTCTGCAACGTGTGCCGCGAACCGCTCGGCGCGCTCGGCACTGCGCACGCGCTCGCCTGTGAGCTGTGCAAGTTCAAGGCGCACAAGCGATGTGCGTCGCGCGCGCCACCATCTTGCAAGTGGAGCACTCTCGCGTCGCTCGGACCACATCTTGTGGAGGATGTTGAGGGG AACATCATAATGCCTCATCAATGGCTGGAGGGGAACCTGCCGGTCGCAGCCAAATGCGACGTCTGCGATAAGACATGCGGATCTGTGCTCAG GCTTCAAGACTTCAGATGCGTATGGTGTCGCAGATGCGTGCACGCAGCATGCAAGCCTGGCTGGCGTGCTTCGTGCTCTCTGGGCCCGGCCAGAGCCTCTGTCGTACCCCCAACAAGACTCCACTCTGTTGGCCCCGATGATGCCTGGGTCCCGGACCGACCGCCTAATGCGTCGCCGTTAATTGTGTTCGTTAACTCTAGATCAG GTGACAATCAAGGCGTGAAGTTCCTCCGTCGCTTCAAGCAGCTGCTGAACCCAGCGCAGGTGTTCGAGCTCAGTGGGGCTGGTCCCCGGCTCGGACTGCGCCTGTTCAGGCACTTTGCGCCGCTCAGGGTCCTCGTGTGTTCGGGAGACGGGTCCGTTGGATGGGTGCTGCAGGAGGTCGACAAACTTGACATGCAT CGTCAAGTCCAAACAGCAGTGCTCCCGCTGGGCACTGGTAATGATCTGGCGCGAGTTTTGGGCTGGGGTGCTTCCTGCGATGATGCTGCTAACTTGCAGCAGCTTATTGAACGATACGAGAGAGCTTCCACTAAGATGCTTGACAG GTGGTCAATAATGACATTTGAACGCGCGCTAACTGCTCCGCCACCGCCGCCGGTACCACCTGATTTATTAGAAGAGAGTACGCTACTTCGAAATTTGCAAGACATTATGCAG GCGGGTGAAGTGAACTGCATAGCATCATCATCTCTGCGCGCTGGTTGCCAACGCTTGGCAGCAGTTGGAGAGCGTGCAGGAGGTGGGGCAGCGAGAGCAGCTCATCGCTTGCGTCGTGCAGTCTCGCTGCTACTCCATGCACGAGCTCATCTTGCACATGACCACGTGCGATGCAA GTCATGGGAGCCCCTGGAGACGACGAGTGATAGTGAGCCTGAAGCACAACCAGTTGCCGAGAAGGGCAGCATAGAAAAGACTGAAAAG GAGCAGCTCAACTGGGCAGCTCGTGGCTGCGCGCTTGCAGGACGTGCTGATAGTGTACGCCGGGCTTTAAGGTCACTCGTACGGACGCTCACACAAATATATCCACAG GGCGTTGCTCAAGAAGTAGACTCGTGTGACACTTGCGAGAGCTCCGGAACCACGTCTACTATAGCAGGCGCTTGTGCAGTAGAGGGTATTGAAATGCCGGCGCCCGCGCCGGACATGTCTGCGCTGCCCGTACCGCGAGCTTTCGCCGATAGTCGGAGATCTTCGGCCGCTTCCGCCATATCTGCTACTTCTATGCATCCTGATAA CATTCCAGACGTAGACGAAGacatagttaaattaattagctCTAATCCAGCGGATAATTTTAACTTAGACGTTGACAAACCAGAGCGAAGCAAGACAAGCTCTGCTTCGCCCCAAGACAGGCTATCGCTCTCTAACCTCTCTTCCTGTGATACAAGCTCATGCAAGAACCTCACGAGGCTCGACCCAGACCGCGCCACTTATAGCAGTAGTCTTACCATACCTAACTTAATCGTGTCAGACGATAGCGATAAGAGAGATTCGATAATACAGGGAGATACTTATGAATCGGACCAATTGACTATTATAGACATCGATAAACCGTATACTGATGATGTGCATTACGAGGTTAGTGCCAGGGTCACTCCTGCTAGTGGAGAATGCACACCAGATAGGCGTTTGTCAAGTGTAGATTTGGAGATCGAAGCTAGTAGTTCAGAAGGGTCCAACATTAGTGAcgattttagtttaatatcaGAAATTATTGATGCTAAACCTGAGGAGATTGAAGAAGCTGGAGGTATTGGGCATATTGATTCTCCTGAAGTGTCTGATACGACTTATGTCAACTCTGAAACGTTGCATGGAGAGTCTATCATGGACGACATCAGTTCCATGCTTGGGCAAGAGGTCTTATTGGCAATGATGGGGAAAAACGGAGAGAACGAAACGTATACCGATGATACTACTTTATTTACATCTGATACTGTGTCCGACATTGCCATGGACAGTCGAAATCCAAGCTTGGAGAAGAACAACGAAGCGAAACTAAAGTACATATCGAAGGTTAAGAAGCCAAAGGAAGGAGAGGTTGAGAAATTCGGATTTGAGAACAGAGTATTCTACATCGAAAACGCAACGAAAGTAGAAGAGCAAATTAAATACTGCAGTCTTGCACAATTTGAGGAAGGAAGTGATATCGCTCGGAAATCGTTCAAAAAGCAATTGCGAAAGAGTTTAAAGAAACGAGTGGTGGAAGACGTGAGCTTGATACATTTACTTCCGAAGACTACTGAAGAAACCTTGACGATTAAGGGAGACGAAACTCCCAATCATATTGAAATGCCGAGGTTTGTTGTTGAAGACCATGACATGTCTCCGTTCCCACAAGTAAGTGTGGTCGTAGAACCTCCATCACCATCACACAGTGAAGATAAGAAAAGCTTGAAGACATGTCCTAGCCGTATGGCGTCAGTACTGAGTGACATATTTGACCAGGGAACCGATACTCTAAGTGTCAATTCACCAGAGCCAAGTATAGGCACCACAAGGGAAAGGCGGCAGTCTGACAATCCGAAGCTGCTGGGCTCTGACCCGGAATATGGACAGTTTCTGAGCTGCTCCCCTGCTGCTACGAGACGGATATCGTGTGGAAGTCTCTTCAAACCAGGAGAACCCGACaa attatcAACATCCGTATCGTCAATATGGGGTGAAGGCGGTGCAACAACTGCTATCGGCTCTAAATCAGACTCAACAGAGAAGGACGCTAACAAGAAATTACCTATTATCAATCCATTGGTTCAATTGCCAGCTTGGCCGCATGTCACCCAAGGTTTCATCAGTCAATGTCTTTTGGCCAACGCAGACGCTCTTTGCGCAGCTGTCAGCCCACTAATGGATCCTGATGAAACTTTATTAGAAGGGTTCTATGAAAGGGCAGTGATGAACAACTACTTCGGAATTGGTATCGATGCAAAGATCACGTTGGACTTCCATAATAAGAGAGAAGAGCATCCAGAGAAGTGCCGGTCTAGGGCTAGGAATTATATGTGGTATGGAGTGTTGGGATCTAAGGAGTGGGTCAACAGGACTTACAG GCACTTAGGGCAGCGTGTCCAACTAGAGTGTGATGGACAAAGAATACCACTACCAGAATTACAAGGCATTGTGGTACTGAACATACCCTCGTTCATGGGAGGAACTAACTTTTGGGGAGGCACCAGGGCTGATGACATTTTCCTAGCACCGTCTTTTGATGACAGGATACTTGAG GTGGTCGCAGTATTTGGCTCAGCACAAATGGCAGCATCCCGTCTGATCAACTTACAAAAACACCGTATCGCTCAATGCAGGGCTGTCCAAATCAACATTCTAGGAGAGGAATGTGTTCCAGTACAAGTTGATGGCGAAGCATGGCTACAGCCCCCTGGCTGTGTTCGTATCATACACAAGAACAGAGCTCAAATGCTATGCAGATCTAGAGCCCTTGAAACTAGTCTTAGGTTAGTGCACCTTAG AACGTGGGACGAGAAACAGCAACAAAAGCATGCTCTGGCGGGATCTGGCAGTCCTCGCGTCGCGCTGTCTGTGGCTGAGAGCTCACAGTTATTGGCACTGCTTGATGATGTCAACACACTTGTGAAACAC GTGAAACTGTCTTGCATAAGCGAGACGTCAGCGTGCGGTAGTGTATCATCAGGAGTGTCAATGGCTCGTCGAGTGGCGGCTCAAGCAGACGCCCTACAAGACGCAGAAGGCAAGCTGTTGCCTGCACCACAGCTCAGGCGGCTGTTGGCTACACTG GTGGAAAGTTGTCATGAGTTAGTAGAGAGTGGCGGTATATCAGGCGCGGGCGCCGGTGCCGCCGCCTCGCTACGCGCGCACCTCGCACGATGTCACTTACAAGATGGATACGCGTACTTGCAGACTGATGAG GTACAGAAGAAGGGTGGAGCTGGCCGCTGGCTTCGCAGCCGTCGAAGCGTCTCCGAAGGACCTACCCCAACGTACACTGCAGCACAAATCCGCTGCTGGGGCGTCAAAGAAGTCCAGACTTGGCTGGAGTCGCTCCAACTTGGGGAATACTCCGAAGCTTTCGCGAAACATGATGTCACCGGCCGCGAGCTACTGTCTCTTGCTCGTAGGGATTTGAAGGATCTTGGAGTCACCAAGGTAGGACACGTGAAGAGGATCTTGCAAGCCGTGAAGGAGCTACAGTGA
- the LOC142979188 gene encoding diacylglycerol kinase eta isoform X2, whose translation MSVAGGNAPVEDKKAGYCEDSTDSDNDTERKQLLRRISTSKCVGRLPVVKEGYLMKQTRSFQRWQRRYFRLRGRTLYYAKEKDSQLWDEYELEDATFAECSINNANHSFQVITASRCLVLCADSRNEMESWAGALRGALHRGADVADLVARLSSGDHHWYAATHARPTFCNVCREPLGALGTAHALACELCKFKAHKRCASRAPPSCKWSTLASLGPHLVEDVEGNIIMPHQWLEGNLPVAAKCDVCDKTCGSVLRLQDFRCVWCRRCVHAACKPGWRASCSLGPARASVVPPTRLHSVGPDDAWVPDRPPNASPLIVFVNSRSGDNQGVKFLRRFKQLLNPAQVFELSGAGPRLGLRLFRHFAPLRVLVCSGDGSVGWVLQEVDKLDMHRQVQTAVLPLGTGNDLARVLGWGASCDDAANLQQLIERYERASTKMLDRWSIMTFERALTAPPPPPVPPDLLEESTLLRNLQDIMQAGEVNCIASSSLRAGCQRLAAVGERAGGGAARAAHRLRRAVSLLLHARAHLAHDHVRCKSWEPLETTSDSEPEAQPVAEKGSIEKTEKEQLNWAARGCALAGRADSVRRALRSLVRTLTQIYPQGVAQEVDSCDTCESSGTTSTIAGACAVEGIEMPAPAPDMSALPVPRAFADSRRSSAASAISATSMHPDNIPDVDEDIVKLISSNPADNFNLDVDKPERSKTSSASPQDRLSLSNLSSCDTSSCKNLTRLDPDRATYSSSLTIPNLIVSDDSDKRDSIIQGDTYESDQLTIIDIDKPYTDDVHYEVSARVTPASGECTPDRRLSSVDLEIEASSSEGSNISDDFSLISEIIDAKPEEIEEAGGIGHIDSPEVSDTTYVNSETLHGESIMDDISSMLGQEVLLAMMGKNGENETYTDDTTLFTSDTVSDIAMDSRNPSLEKNNEAKLKYISKVKKPKEGEVEKFGFENRVFYIENATKVEEQIKYCSLAQFEEGSDIARKSFKKQLRKSLKKRVVEDVSLIHLLPKTTEETLTIKGDETPNHIEMPRFVVEDHDMSPFPQVSVVVEPPSPSHSEDKKSLKTCPSRMASVLSDIFDQGTDTLSVNSPEPSIGTTRERRQSDNPKLLGSDPEYGQFLSCSPAATRRISCGSLFKPGEPDKLSTSVSSIWGEGGATTAIGSKSDSTEKDANKKLPIINPLVQLPAWPHVTQGFISQCLLANADALCAAVSPLMDPDETLLEGFYERAVMNNYFGIGIDAKITLDFHNKREEHPEKCRSRARNYMWYGVLGSKEWVNRTYRHLGQRVQLECDGQRIPLPELQGIVVLNIPSFMGGTNFWGGTRADDIFLAPSFDDRILEVVAVFGSAQMAASRLINLQKHRIAQCRAVQINILGEECVPVQVDGEAWLQPPGCVRIIHKNRAQMLCRSRALETSLRTWDEKQQQKHALAGSGSPRVALSVAESSQLLALLDDVNTLVKHVKLSCISETSACGSVSSGVSMARRVAAQADALQDAEGKLLPAPQLRRLLATLVESCHELVESGGISGAGAGAAASLRAHLARCHLQDGYAYLQTDEVQKKGGAGRWLRSRRSVSEGPTPTYTAAQIRCWGVKEVQTWLESLQLGEYSEAFAKHDVTGRELLSLARRDLKDLGVTKVGHVKRILQAVKELQ comes from the exons AGTCAGCTGTGGGACGAGTACGAACTAGAGGACGCCACATTCGCAGAGTGCAGTATCAACAACGCAAACCACAGCTTTCAG gTGATAACAGCAAGCCGTTGTCTGGTGCTGTGCGCGGACAGTCGCAACGAGATGGAGTCGTGGGCCGGCGCACTGCGAGGTGCGCTGCACCGCGGCGCTGATGTTGCTGACCTCGTCGCCAGGCTGTCCTCCGGAGACCATCACTG GTACGCCGCAACACACGCTCGTCCAACATTCTGCAACGTGTGCCGCGAACCGCTCGGCGCGCTCGGCACTGCGCACGCGCTCGCCTGTGAGCTGTGCAAGTTCAAGGCGCACAAGCGATGTGCGTCGCGCGCGCCACCATCTTGCAAGTGGAGCACTCTCGCGTCGCTCGGACCACATCTTGTGGAGGATGTTGAGGGG AACATCATAATGCCTCATCAATGGCTGGAGGGGAACCTGCCGGTCGCAGCCAAATGCGACGTCTGCGATAAGACATGCGGATCTGTGCTCAG GCTTCAAGACTTCAGATGCGTATGGTGTCGCAGATGCGTGCACGCAGCATGCAAGCCTGGCTGGCGTGCTTCGTGCTCTCTGGGCCCGGCCAGAGCCTCTGTCGTACCCCCAACAAGACTCCACTCTGTTGGCCCCGATGATGCCTGGGTCCCGGACCGACCGCCTAATGCGTCGCCGTTAATTGTGTTCGTTAACTCTAGATCAG GTGACAATCAAGGCGTGAAGTTCCTCCGTCGCTTCAAGCAGCTGCTGAACCCAGCGCAGGTGTTCGAGCTCAGTGGGGCTGGTCCCCGGCTCGGACTGCGCCTGTTCAGGCACTTTGCGCCGCTCAGGGTCCTCGTGTGTTCGGGAGACGGGTCCGTTGGATGGGTGCTGCAGGAGGTCGACAAACTTGACATGCAT CGTCAAGTCCAAACAGCAGTGCTCCCGCTGGGCACTGGTAATGATCTGGCGCGAGTTTTGGGCTGGGGTGCTTCCTGCGATGATGCTGCTAACTTGCAGCAGCTTATTGAACGATACGAGAGAGCTTCCACTAAGATGCTTGACAG GTGGTCAATAATGACATTTGAACGCGCGCTAACTGCTCCGCCACCGCCGCCGGTACCACCTGATTTATTAGAAGAGAGTACGCTACTTCGAAATTTGCAAGACATTATGCAG GCGGGTGAAGTGAACTGCATAGCATCATCATCTCTGCGCGCTGGTTGCCAACGCTTGGCAGCAGTTGGAGAGCGTGCAGGAGGTGGGGCAGCGAGAGCAGCTCATCGCTTGCGTCGTGCAGTCTCGCTGCTACTCCATGCACGAGCTCATCTTGCACATGACCACGTGCGATGCAA GTCATGGGAGCCCCTGGAGACGACGAGTGATAGTGAGCCTGAAGCACAACCAGTTGCCGAGAAGGGCAGCATAGAAAAGACTGAAAAG GAGCAGCTCAACTGGGCAGCTCGTGGCTGCGCGCTTGCAGGACGTGCTGATAGTGTACGCCGGGCTTTAAGGTCACTCGTACGGACGCTCACACAAATATATCCACAG GGCGTTGCTCAAGAAGTAGACTCGTGTGACACTTGCGAGAGCTCCGGAACCACGTCTACTATAGCAGGCGCTTGTGCAGTAGAGGGTATTGAAATGCCGGCGCCCGCGCCGGACATGTCTGCGCTGCCCGTACCGCGAGCTTTCGCCGATAGTCGGAGATCTTCGGCCGCTTCCGCCATATCTGCTACTTCTATGCATCCTGATAA CATTCCAGACGTAGACGAAGacatagttaaattaattagctCTAATCCAGCGGATAATTTTAACTTAGACGTTGACAAACCAGAGCGAAGCAAGACAAGCTCTGCTTCGCCCCAAGACAGGCTATCGCTCTCTAACCTCTCTTCCTGTGATACAAGCTCATGCAAGAACCTCACGAGGCTCGACCCAGACCGCGCCACTTATAGCAGTAGTCTTACCATACCTAACTTAATCGTGTCAGACGATAGCGATAAGAGAGATTCGATAATACAGGGAGATACTTATGAATCGGACCAATTGACTATTATAGACATCGATAAACCGTATACTGATGATGTGCATTACGAGGTTAGTGCCAGGGTCACTCCTGCTAGTGGAGAATGCACACCAGATAGGCGTTTGTCAAGTGTAGATTTGGAGATCGAAGCTAGTAGTTCAGAAGGGTCCAACATTAGTGAcgattttagtttaatatcaGAAATTATTGATGCTAAACCTGAGGAGATTGAAGAAGCTGGAGGTATTGGGCATATTGATTCTCCTGAAGTGTCTGATACGACTTATGTCAACTCTGAAACGTTGCATGGAGAGTCTATCATGGACGACATCAGTTCCATGCTTGGGCAAGAGGTCTTATTGGCAATGATGGGGAAAAACGGAGAGAACGAAACGTATACCGATGATACTACTTTATTTACATCTGATACTGTGTCCGACATTGCCATGGACAGTCGAAATCCAAGCTTGGAGAAGAACAACGAAGCGAAACTAAAGTACATATCGAAGGTTAAGAAGCCAAAGGAAGGAGAGGTTGAGAAATTCGGATTTGAGAACAGAGTATTCTACATCGAAAACGCAACGAAAGTAGAAGAGCAAATTAAATACTGCAGTCTTGCACAATTTGAGGAAGGAAGTGATATCGCTCGGAAATCGTTCAAAAAGCAATTGCGAAAGAGTTTAAAGAAACGAGTGGTGGAAGACGTGAGCTTGATACATTTACTTCCGAAGACTACTGAAGAAACCTTGACGATTAAGGGAGACGAAACTCCCAATCATATTGAAATGCCGAGGTTTGTTGTTGAAGACCATGACATGTCTCCGTTCCCACAAGTAAGTGTGGTCGTAGAACCTCCATCACCATCACACAGTGAAGATAAGAAAAGCTTGAAGACATGTCCTAGCCGTATGGCGTCAGTACTGAGTGACATATTTGACCAGGGAACCGATACTCTAAGTGTCAATTCACCAGAGCCAAGTATAGGCACCACAAGGGAAAGGCGGCAGTCTGACAATCCGAAGCTGCTGGGCTCTGACCCGGAATATGGACAGTTTCTGAGCTGCTCCCCTGCTGCTACGAGACGGATATCGTGTGGAAGTCTCTTCAAACCAGGAGAACCCGACaa attatcAACATCCGTATCGTCAATATGGGGTGAAGGCGGTGCAACAACTGCTATCGGCTCTAAATCAGACTCAACAGAGAAGGACGCTAACAAGAAATTACCTATTATCAATCCATTGGTTCAATTGCCAGCTTGGCCGCATGTCACCCAAGGTTTCATCAGTCAATGTCTTTTGGCCAACGCAGACGCTCTTTGCGCAGCTGTCAGCCCACTAATGGATCCTGATGAAACTTTATTAGAAGGGTTCTATGAAAGGGCAGTGATGAACAACTACTTCGGAATTGGTATCGATGCAAAGATCACGTTGGACTTCCATAATAAGAGAGAAGAGCATCCAGAGAAGTGCCGGTCTAGGGCTAGGAATTATATGTGGTATGGAGTGTTGGGATCTAAGGAGTGGGTCAACAGGACTTACAG GCACTTAGGGCAGCGTGTCCAACTAGAGTGTGATGGACAAAGAATACCACTACCAGAATTACAAGGCATTGTGGTACTGAACATACCCTCGTTCATGGGAGGAACTAACTTTTGGGGAGGCACCAGGGCTGATGACATTTTCCTAGCACCGTCTTTTGATGACAGGATACTTGAG GTGGTCGCAGTATTTGGCTCAGCACAAATGGCAGCATCCCGTCTGATCAACTTACAAAAACACCGTATCGCTCAATGCAGGGCTGTCCAAATCAACATTCTAGGAGAGGAATGTGTTCCAGTACAAGTTGATGGCGAAGCATGGCTACAGCCCCCTGGCTGTGTTCGTATCATACACAAGAACAGAGCTCAAATGCTATGCAGATCTAGAGCCCTTGAAACTAGTCTTAG AACGTGGGACGAGAAACAGCAACAAAAGCATGCTCTGGCGGGATCTGGCAGTCCTCGCGTCGCGCTGTCTGTGGCTGAGAGCTCACAGTTATTGGCACTGCTTGATGATGTCAACACACTTGTGAAACAC GTGAAACTGTCTTGCATAAGCGAGACGTCAGCGTGCGGTAGTGTATCATCAGGAGTGTCAATGGCTCGTCGAGTGGCGGCTCAAGCAGACGCCCTACAAGACGCAGAAGGCAAGCTGTTGCCTGCACCACAGCTCAGGCGGCTGTTGGCTACACTG GTGGAAAGTTGTCATGAGTTAGTAGAGAGTGGCGGTATATCAGGCGCGGGCGCCGGTGCCGCCGCCTCGCTACGCGCGCACCTCGCACGATGTCACTTACAAGATGGATACGCGTACTTGCAGACTGATGAG GTACAGAAGAAGGGTGGAGCTGGCCGCTGGCTTCGCAGCCGTCGAAGCGTCTCCGAAGGACCTACCCCAACGTACACTGCAGCACAAATCCGCTGCTGGGGCGTCAAAGAAGTCCAGACTTGGCTGGAGTCGCTCCAACTTGGGGAATACTCCGAAGCTTTCGCGAAACATGATGTCACCGGCCGCGAGCTACTGTCTCTTGCTCGTAGGGATTTGAAGGATCTTGGAGTCACCAAGGTAGGACACGTGAAGAGGATCTTGCAAGCCGTGAAGGAGCTACAGTGA